One genomic segment of Myxococcales bacterium includes these proteins:
- a CDS encoding isocitrate/isopropylmalate dehydrogenase family protein, whose translation MRHLIALIPGDGIGKDVLAEARRLLVHYKEDRKLDLELWDLDLGADRYLRDKVTYPDDVRSRIEREASAVLLGALGDPRVPGLEHARDILFGLRFGLDLYANVRPVKALDDRLVPLKGKGAKDVDLVVFRENTEGIYVGMGGQFKRGTPDEIAINEDVNTRKGVERIIRAAFEYAKAHGHSVVHMADKSNAMRHAHELWYRCFFEVAKEYPGIEPKHVYVDALCLYLVQDPSPFKVVVTCNLFGDIVTDLGAALQGGLGMAGSANLHPGVPDRVAMFEPVHGSAPPLAGKDLANPFAAFLTVGMMLTHLGYKGEEARIEAAVSEALRERKCTKDVGGELGTRAAADFVLGRIQRSA comes from the coding sequence ATGCGGCACCTGATCGCGCTCATTCCCGGCGACGGCATTGGCAAAGACGTTCTCGCAGAGGCGAGGCGGCTGCTCGTTCATTACAAGGAAGACCGCAAGCTCGACCTTGAGCTCTGGGATCTCGACCTCGGCGCCGATCGGTACCTGCGCGACAAGGTCACGTACCCCGACGACGTGCGCTCGCGCATCGAGCGCGAGGCGTCCGCGGTGCTCCTCGGTGCGCTGGGCGACCCGCGCGTGCCCGGTCTCGAACACGCGCGCGACATTCTCTTCGGCCTCCGCTTCGGCCTCGATCTCTACGCCAACGTGCGGCCCGTCAAGGCGCTCGACGACCGGCTCGTGCCGCTCAAGGGCAAGGGCGCCAAGGACGTGGACCTCGTGGTGTTCCGCGAGAACACCGAAGGCATCTACGTGGGCATGGGCGGGCAGTTCAAGCGCGGCACGCCTGACGAGATCGCCATCAACGAAGACGTGAACACGCGCAAGGGCGTCGAGCGCATCATTCGCGCCGCCTTCGAGTACGCCAAGGCGCACGGCCACAGCGTCGTCCACATGGCCGACAAGTCCAACGCCATGCGGCACGCGCATGAGCTCTGGTACCGCTGCTTCTTCGAGGTCGCCAAGGAGTACCCGGGCATCGAGCCGAAACACGTCTACGTCGACGCGCTGTGCCTCTACCTCGTGCAGGATCCGTCGCCGTTCAAGGTGGTCGTGACGTGCAACTTGTTCGGCGACATCGTGACCGACCTTGGCGCCGCGCTGCAGGGCGGCCTCGGCATGGCCGGCAGCGCAAACCTGCACCCGGGTGTCCCGGACCGAGTCGCGATGTTTGAACCGGTCCACGGGTCCGCGCCGCCGCTCGCTGGCAAGGATCTTGCCAATCCGTTCGCGGCGTTCCTGACCGTGGGCATGATGCTCACCCACCTTGGCTACAAGGGCGAGGAAGCGCGCATCGAAGCCGCCGTGTCGGAGGCGCTTCGCGAGCGTAAGTGCACGAAAGATGTGGGCGGCGAGCTGGGGACGCGGGCTGCCGCCGACTTTGTGCTTGGCCGCATCCAACGATCGGCCTGA
- a CDS encoding cyclic nucleotide-binding domain-containing protein, which yields MKKPDRRIAELTEKYNQASERDRPRDALAALRELESLDAIDARWSHRLGDALRRLGDLKDAEEAYVRAMERYAAQGFVTKSLAMAKVVESLNPSRAVAHEVDAEPARSLMVKPPIEPLFERAAVLTPAAEPSSEELRFDDGPSTSHIYDLAPLRGDAEPSVIEVTDDDLILIEDDDERSTAEGEAKMAACALFASVSADALRALAGAAELIDLSANQVVVREGEPADAFFAIASGAARVVFPGGGAFPDGIRLREGEIFGESCLLGDARRQATVVADGHLLALRIGKSKLDGIVAAHADVEAALYGLLTRRLLTNTLHASPLFAAFDPPTRLEIARSFEVRRAPVGTVLAEKGKRADGLYIVLAGEMSDDASGQKLGRAATFGHGSLLSRTPSSVTLTAATEMLLLRLPQAAFSMFVAMYPPALSHLAELSGDVAVPVA from the coding sequence GTGAAAAAACCTGATCGCCGAATTGCCGAGCTGACCGAGAAGTACAACCAGGCCTCCGAGCGCGATCGGCCCAGGGATGCGCTCGCCGCGCTCCGCGAGCTCGAGTCGCTCGATGCCATTGACGCGCGGTGGTCTCATCGCCTCGGCGACGCGCTCCGGCGCCTGGGGGACCTGAAGGACGCCGAAGAGGCTTACGTCCGCGCCATGGAGCGCTACGCGGCGCAGGGCTTCGTCACCAAGAGCCTCGCCATGGCGAAGGTCGTCGAGTCGCTCAACCCGTCGCGGGCCGTCGCCCACGAGGTCGACGCCGAGCCGGCCCGCTCGCTGATGGTGAAGCCTCCCATCGAGCCGCTCTTCGAACGCGCGGCCGTGCTCACGCCGGCGGCCGAGCCTTCGAGCGAGGAGCTGCGCTTCGACGATGGGCCCTCCACCTCGCACATCTACGATCTCGCGCCGCTGCGCGGTGACGCCGAGCCCTCCGTCATCGAAGTCACCGACGACGATCTCATCCTCATCGAGGACGACGACGAGCGCTCGACCGCGGAGGGAGAAGCGAAGATGGCGGCCTGCGCGCTCTTCGCGTCCGTCTCCGCCGATGCGCTGCGGGCCCTCGCGGGCGCCGCCGAGCTCATCGACCTTTCCGCGAACCAGGTGGTGGTGCGGGAAGGGGAGCCGGCCGACGCGTTCTTCGCCATCGCATCCGGTGCCGCGCGCGTCGTCTTCCCCGGGGGTGGCGCGTTCCCCGACGGCATTCGACTTCGCGAGGGGGAGATCTTCGGTGAGTCGTGTCTCCTCGGCGACGCGCGAAGGCAAGCGACGGTGGTGGCCGACGGGCACTTGCTCGCGCTGCGCATCGGCAAGAGCAAGCTCGATGGCATCGTGGCGGCCCACGCCGATGTAGAGGCTGCGCTCTACGGCTTGCTTACGCGGCGGCTGCTCACGAACACGCTCCACGCCTCGCCGCTCTTCGCGGCGTTCGATCCGCCGACGCGACTCGAGATCGCGCGCAGCTTCGAGGTGAGGCGAGCGCCCGTCGGCACGGTCCTCGCCGAGAAGGGCAAGCGCGCCGACGGCCTCTACATCGTCTTGGCAGGCGAGATGAGCGACGACGCGTCAGGGCAAAAGCTGGGTCGGGCAGCCACCTTTGGTCACGGTTCGCTGCTCTCGCGGACGCCGTCCTCGGTGACGCTCACGGCGGCGACCGAGATGCTCCTCTTGCGGCTCCCGCAGGCGGCCTTCTCCATGTTCGTCGCGATGTACCCGCCGGCGCTCTCGCACCTCGCGGAGCTCAGTGGGGATGTCGCGGTGCCGGTGGCGTGA